From Triticum aestivum cultivar Chinese Spring chromosome 4A, IWGSC CS RefSeq v2.1, whole genome shotgun sequence, a single genomic window includes:
- the LOC123081984 gene encoding uncharacterized protein yields MLTRIRPNHPAAAVAGHQDGGGNHQPILRPQRRRVPRTDAAATVRVTRRAGVVAAGVVNAALGVGPAGVGWAATLDWVVSNCPGIGGDETVRRPTWPFMRKDPMNLVYATKMEHAH; encoded by the exons ATGCTCACACGGATCCGGCCTAACCATCCTGCAGCTGCGGTGGCGGGCCACCAGGACGGCGGCGGGAACCACCAACCCATATTGAGACCTCAACGACGGCGGGTACCAAGAACCGATGCTGCAGCAACCGTGCGCGTCACAAGGAGGGCGGGTGTGGTTGCTGCCGGAGTAGTGAATGCTGCGCTTGGCGTTGGACCAGCAGGGGTTGGGTGGGCCGCGACGCTTGATTGGGTCGTTTCCAACTGCCCCGGCATCGGTGGTGACGAGACGGTGCGCCGGCCAACATGGCCATTCATGCGCAAGGACCCCATGAATCTCGTGTACGCGACCAAG ATGGAACATGCACATTAA